The following proteins are encoded in a genomic region of Bacillus sp. FJAT-22090:
- a CDS encoding LysM peptidoglycan-binding domain-containing protein encodes MIIHVVSAGETLWQIANRYAVNMNSIVRVNGLPNPNQLIIGQSLVIPIPGTTHIIKYGETLWSIAQQYGVTIQLIIQANNLTNPNALYPGGKLIIPPIIHIVQPGETLGQIANRHGTTIQAIIIENKIENPNLIYAGMRLVIPRPKPTIEVNAYSYQSNEDAINSLNEVGPLLTYFSPFAYMIKEDGTLQMMNDQAMVDSAISKNIVPMMSITNFSSTEAGSNLAHVILSSADLREKLITNVLQVMDAKEYKVLNIDFENVLPEDRENYNTFLQLAVDRLHPKGYLVSTALAPKTSATQGGLLYEAHDYEAHGRIADFVVLMTYEWGYRLGPPQAISPINQMRRVVEYALSVMPAEKIFLGFQIYARDWLLPHVQGQEAETFSPQEAIRRAVKYGTVIQYDTTAQSPFFRYVDEQGRRHEVWFEDARSAQAKFDLAKQHNLRGISYWALGYPYPQNWTLLYDNFTIKKGLS; translated from the coding sequence ATAATTATTCATGTGGTAAGCGCAGGCGAAACGCTTTGGCAAATTGCAAACCGTTATGCTGTAAATATGAATTCGATTGTACGTGTAAATGGGTTACCAAACCCAAATCAATTAATCATTGGACAGTCGTTAGTTATTCCTATACCTGGTACAACTCATATCATTAAATATGGGGAAACATTATGGTCGATCGCACAGCAATATGGAGTTACTATTCAATTGATTATACAAGCAAACAATCTAACAAATCCAAACGCTCTGTACCCAGGTGGAAAACTAATTATTCCACCTATAATACACATAGTGCAGCCGGGAGAGACGTTAGGGCAAATTGCGAACCGGCACGGTACTACAATTCAAGCAATTATTATTGAAAACAAAATAGAAAACCCGAATTTGATATATGCTGGAATGCGCTTAGTTATTCCCAGACCAAAGCCGACTATAGAAGTAAATGCCTATTCGTACCAATCAAACGAAGATGCTATCAATTCACTGAATGAGGTTGGTCCTCTCCTCACTTATTTTAGTCCCTTTGCTTATATGATTAAGGAAGATGGAACATTACAAATGATGAATGATCAGGCTATGGTCGATTCAGCAATTTCTAAAAATATAGTTCCCATGATGTCGATTACGAATTTCTCCTCAACAGAAGCTGGATCCAATTTAGCACATGTTATTTTGTCGAGTGCGGATTTACGAGAAAAGTTAATTACCAACGTTCTACAAGTAATGGATGCCAAAGAATATAAAGTACTAAACATTGACTTTGAGAATGTATTACCTGAAGATCGTGAGAATTATAACACTTTTCTTCAATTGGCTGTTGATCGGCTTCATCCGAAAGGATATTTGGTATCGACTGCTCTTGCACCAAAAACCAGTGCAACACAAGGTGGTTTATTATACGAAGCGCACGATTATGAGGCACATGGGAGGATTGCAGATTTTGTGGTCTTGATGACATATGAATGGGGATATCGATTAGGACCTCCACAAGCAATCTCTCCTATTAACCAAATGAGAAGAGTTGTAGAATATGCCCTATCTGTCATGCCTGCTGAAAAAATATTTTTAGGCTTTCAAATTTATGCCCGGGATTGGCTTCTCCCCCACGTTCAAGGTCAAGAAGCAGAAACATTTAGTCCTCAAGAGGCTATAAGAAGAGCTGTAAAATATGGTACAGTCATTCAATATGATACAACCGCACAGTCTCCATTTTTCCGCTATGTAGATGAGCAAGGCCGTCGTCATGAAGTATGGTTTGAAGATGCACGAAGCGCTCAAGCCAAGTTTGACTTGGCCAAACAACATAATCTACGCGGTATCAGTTACTGGGCTTTAGGTTATCCATACCCTCAAAACTGGACATTATTATATGATAATTTTACGATTAAAAAGGGATTATCCTAA
- a CDS encoding M14 family metallopeptidase, with protein MDVYVRGGDSIWYFSQLFKIPLQLINDSNRNINPQILSIGQRIQIPGYVVTNYQIRPGDSIWSIAQNRNLPLDAILLVNPGLSTNRLQIGQTISVPLRVTWRLVNGKQNYDYDTMRNDIRRLQTVYPFLQVSSIGKTVLDREIPEVLIGNGDKRVHFNGSFHANEWITTPITMTFLNDYLLSLTNQNTIRGIETSPLYTQTTLSIVPMVNPDGVNLVINGPPTNEPWSSRVIEWNNGSSDFSGWKANIRGVDLNDQFPAKWDLERARNPKTPGPRDYGGESPLSEPEAIAMADLTRRRDFARVLAFHTQGEVIYWGFEDLEPPETEVLAMEFSRVSGYEPIQTIESYAGYKDWFIQDWRRPGFTIELGTGTNPLPLTQFDEIYEESLGIFLSALYL; from the coding sequence ATGGACGTATATGTTAGAGGCGGGGATTCAATTTGGTATTTTAGCCAATTATTTAAGATTCCCCTACAGCTTATTAACGATTCTAATAGAAACATTAACCCCCAAATACTCTCGATAGGTCAACGTATACAAATTCCGGGATACGTTGTTACCAACTATCAAATCAGGCCTGGAGACTCCATCTGGTCCATTGCCCAAAACCGAAACCTTCCGCTCGATGCAATTCTACTTGTTAATCCTGGACTTAGTACAAATCGTCTCCAAATCGGGCAGACCATAAGCGTTCCTCTTAGAGTTACTTGGAGACTTGTAAACGGTAAGCAAAATTATGACTACGATACAATGAGAAACGATATAAGACGATTACAGACTGTATACCCATTCCTGCAAGTTTCTTCTATTGGAAAGACTGTATTAGATCGGGAAATACCTGAGGTTTTAATAGGAAATGGGGATAAAAGAGTTCACTTCAATGGTTCATTTCATGCTAATGAATGGATTACTACTCCCATCACTATGACATTTTTAAATGATTATTTGCTATCCTTAACAAACCAAAATACGATTCGAGGTATTGAAACATCCCCTTTATATACACAAACCACATTATCCATCGTGCCGATGGTGAACCCGGATGGTGTAAACTTGGTCATAAATGGACCTCCTACAAATGAGCCATGGAGTAGTAGAGTGATTGAATGGAATAATGGCAGTTCGGACTTTTCTGGATGGAAAGCAAATATACGTGGAGTAGATCTGAACGATCAATTTCCTGCTAAGTGGGATTTGGAAAGAGCACGCAATCCAAAAACTCCGGGACCACGCGATTATGGTGGGGAAAGTCCATTGTCCGAACCAGAGGCTATTGCAATGGCAGACCTAACAAGAAGAAGGGATTTTGCAAGAGTACTTGCTTTCCATACACAAGGGGAAGTTATTTATTGGGGATTTGAAGACCTCGAGCCTCCTGAAACGGAAGTTCTTGCTATGGAATTTAGTAGAGTCAGTGGTTATGAGCCTATACAAACAATTGAAAGCTATGCAGGTTATAAAGACTGGTTTATTCAGGATTGGCGAAGACCTGGTTTTACTATCGAGCTTGGAACAGGAACAAATCCGCTACCCCTTACTCAGTTTGACGAAATCTATGAAGAGTCATTGGGGATTTTTCTGTCAGCTTTATATTTATAA
- a CDS encoding transcriptional regulator SplA domain-containing protein yields the protein MHYDYNAGDIVYIFYRNPHIQDVANIQEAAVVNNPENPEELALFLYETYYPLTTEMAIYANETDAEQAYRQYFH from the coding sequence ATGCATTACGATTATAATGCTGGTGATATTGTCTATATATTTTACCGAAATCCACATATACAGGACGTAGCGAATATACAAGAAGCGGCTGTTGTAAACAACCCGGAAAACCCGGAAGAATTAGCGCTTTTTCTTTATGAAACATATTACCCTTTAACTACTGAAATGGCCATTTATGCAAATGAAACAGATGCTGAACAAGCGTATCGCCAGTATTTTCATTAA
- the splB gene encoding spore photoproduct lyase, whose translation MRIPFTPQLVYFEPNALEYPLGQELKEKFEKLGTEIRYTTSHNQVRNLPGDNDFQRYRIAKSTLVVGIRKTLKFDTSKPSAEYAIPFATGCMGHCHYCYLQTTMGSKPYIRTYVNVDEILEAADRYIDERAPEITRFEASCTSDIVGIDHLTHSLKRAIEHFGQSELGRLRFVTKFHHVDHLLDAKHNGKTRFRFSVNADYVIKNFEPGTSPLEKRIEAAGKVARAGYPLGFIVAPIYLHEGWEEGYYHMFERLNAELPMDARDDITFEFIQHRFTMPAKKVIEKNYPMTKLELDETSRRYKWGKYGIGKYIYQKEEEEDIKEHLYGYMEKFFPNAKFEYFT comes from the coding sequence ATGAGAATACCATTTACACCACAGCTAGTATATTTTGAACCGAATGCATTGGAATATCCACTTGGCCAAGAACTAAAAGAAAAATTTGAAAAGCTGGGGACAGAAATTCGTTATACGACTTCCCATAACCAGGTACGAAATTTACCTGGGGACAATGATTTTCAAAGATACCGTATTGCAAAGTCGACCCTAGTCGTTGGTATTCGAAAAACACTTAAGTTTGATACGTCCAAGCCTTCTGCTGAATATGCTATACCTTTTGCTACAGGGTGCATGGGGCATTGCCATTATTGTTATTTGCAAACTACTATGGGAAGTAAGCCATATATTCGTACATATGTGAATGTGGATGAGATTCTAGAAGCAGCGGATCGTTATATAGATGAGCGTGCGCCTGAAATCACAAGATTTGAAGCATCCTGTACCTCCGATATTGTAGGAATCGATCACTTAACACACTCTTTGAAAAGAGCCATTGAACATTTTGGTCAATCAGAATTAGGTAGATTGAGATTTGTGACTAAATTTCACCATGTCGATCATTTACTAGATGCCAAGCATAATGGAAAAACAAGGTTTCGATTTAGTGTAAATGCCGATTATGTCATTAAAAACTTTGAACCAGGTACGTCACCTTTAGAGAAACGTATAGAAGCCGCTGGAAAAGTAGCGAGAGCAGGTTATCCTTTGGGCTTTATCGTAGCTCCTATTTACCTTCATGAAGGGTGGGAGGAAGGCTACTATCATATGTTTGAACGCCTAAATGCAGAATTACCTATGGATGCACGAGATGATATAACGTTTGAATTCATTCAACACCGATTTACAATGCCAGCTAAAAAAGTAATTGAAAAAAACTATCCAATGACTAAACTGGAATTGGATGAAACTTCGAGAAGATACAAGTGGGGGAAATACGGAATAGGCAAATACATCTATCAAAAAGAGGAAGAAGAAGATATAAAAGAACATCTATATGGCTATATGGAGAAATTTTTCCCAAATGCTAAATTTGAATATTTTACGTAA
- the pgeF gene encoding peptidoglycan editing factor PgeF, which produces MKTYLNNAKFIAGITLKDENKPEKNNMALHVCENPNNILENRKLLAASLHCELDDFVCANQTHSSNFHRVTLDDKGLGSYQSDTAIADTDALYTYEPNLLLCSFTADCVPVIFYNEVNDLVGVVHSGWQGTVKEITLQLFKHLKQAEHCTMSDFQVQIGAALSQDKFEVDKDVYVKFKDLGYADDFIYYNNQTNKYHIDNQLTVKKQCELAGIPSENITIDPTCTFVSPEGFSYRQDKKSGRHLSFIMRKK; this is translated from the coding sequence ATGAAAACATATTTAAACAATGCAAAATTTATTGCGGGAATAACCCTTAAGGATGAAAACAAACCTGAAAAAAACAACATGGCACTTCATGTATGTGAAAATCCTAATAATATATTGGAAAATCGTAAGCTGTTAGCTGCTTCCTTACATTGTGAGTTGGATGATTTTGTTTGTGCCAATCAAACACATAGCTCAAATTTCCATCGGGTTACACTTGATGATAAAGGACTTGGTTCTTATCAATCAGATACTGCCATTGCAGATACAGATGCATTATATACTTACGAGCCAAATTTGTTACTATGTAGCTTTACGGCCGATTGTGTGCCAGTGATTTTTTATAATGAAGTAAATGATCTTGTTGGAGTTGTTCATTCCGGTTGGCAAGGTACAGTCAAAGAAATTACTTTGCAACTTTTTAAGCATTTAAAACAAGCGGAACATTGTACAATGAGTGATTTCCAAGTCCAAATTGGTGCAGCATTGAGCCAGGATAAATTTGAAGTCGATAAAGATGTATATGTAAAATTTAAAGACCTTGGCTACGCGGATGATTTTATCTATTATAATAATCAAACGAACAAGTATCATATCGACAACCAGCTAACGGTGAAAAAGCAGTGTGAGCTTGCGGGGATTCCATCTGAAAACATTACTATTGATCCTACCTGTACATTTGTAAGCCCAGAAGGATTCTCCTATCGACAAGACAAAAAAAGTGGCAGACATTTGAGCTTTATAATGAGAAAAAAATAA
- a CDS encoding sensor histidine kinase: protein MFSKSNLFLSKFNRSEKIILIFTAILTTLASEVKVVPFEEEAFRFGLGSVAFFLLILIWTPVSYLRTGLVTGITVVCFRVLEESMLDGVQVVISLKNNFPAFFFYFVFAMVLDLIKIEKYKSSPLILGAWATLLEVIGNVSEHVLRHGLLHQDLLSFKDFALICGVALFRSYFVVGLYSSITVSEQKKQMQEMLGVGSELYAETLYLQKSLNHIEQITASSHDLYRRLKKKELHDLSIQALHIAQEIHEVKKDSQRILSGLTKITKQQKETPLFLSDVMGFVISANEKYSELLKKKISFQLSMSVDFETDKQIPLLAVLNNLTANAVEAIVGSGDITVTLFEESEFTCFVMKDTGKGILKEDESIIFEPGYTTKYNEQGVAATGIGLSHVREIIQQLNGTIQIESPPIGTIFRIHIPTENIRKRVE from the coding sequence ATGTTTTCTAAAAGCAACCTCTTTTTAAGTAAATTTAATAGAAGCGAAAAAATTATATTAATTTTTACGGCCATACTGACGACACTTGCAAGTGAAGTCAAGGTAGTGCCTTTTGAAGAAGAAGCATTTCGTTTTGGACTGGGGAGTGTTGCATTTTTTCTCCTTATTTTAATTTGGACACCAGTGTCCTATTTACGAACCGGTTTGGTTACCGGTATAACAGTAGTGTGTTTTCGTGTGTTGGAAGAATCGATGCTTGATGGCGTTCAAGTTGTAATCAGTTTGAAAAATAACTTCCCTGCATTTTTCTTTTACTTTGTATTTGCGATGGTATTAGACTTGATCAAAATAGAAAAGTATAAATCTTCTCCTCTTATTTTAGGAGCATGGGCAACCTTGTTAGAAGTGATTGGAAACGTATCGGAGCATGTTTTGAGACACGGGTTATTGCACCAAGACTTATTAAGTTTCAAGGATTTTGCTTTAATATGTGGAGTAGCTTTATTTCGTAGTTATTTTGTTGTTGGATTATATAGTTCTATTACAGTTTCGGAGCAAAAAAAACAAATGCAAGAAATGCTTGGTGTAGGTTCCGAACTATATGCAGAAACCCTTTATTTACAAAAATCCTTAAATCATATAGAGCAAATAACTGCCTCAAGCCATGATTTATATAGGCGTTTAAAAAAGAAAGAATTACATGACCTTAGTATTCAGGCATTACATATCGCACAAGAAATTCATGAGGTAAAAAAAGATTCTCAGAGGATTTTATCTGGGCTGACTAAAATAACGAAGCAACAAAAAGAAACACCTCTCTTTCTTTCAGATGTAATGGGCTTTGTTATTAGTGCAAATGAAAAATACAGTGAACTATTAAAGAAAAAGATTTCTTTTCAACTATCCATGTCCGTCGATTTTGAAACAGATAAGCAAATTCCTCTATTGGCCGTGTTAAATAATCTGACTGCCAATGCTGTTGAAGCAATTGTTGGTTCGGGTGACATTACGGTTACACTGTTTGAAGAATCTGAATTCACTTGTTTTGTTATGAAAGATACAGGTAAGGGTATTCTGAAAGAGGACGAGTCCATTATTTTCGAACCTGGATATACGACTAAATATAATGAGCAGGGAGTTGCTGCCACAGGTATTGGCCTGTCTCATGTAAGGGAAATTATTCAACAGTTGAATGGAACCATTCAAATAGAATCACCTCCAATTGGAACCATTTTTCGAATTCATATCCCTACGGAAAACATACGAAAGCGAGTGGAATAA
- a CDS encoding response regulator, protein MRYFIVDDDKASRTMLKNIIIDHELGIVIGEAVSGASSLSTILSMHPDVVLIDLLMPELDGIETIEQLRKEGFQGQFIMISQIVNKEMVGEAYEKGVEFFIHKPINRVEVQSILKKTAEQFKLKDSLLAIRQSLENIAPGKPIKRQQNVKEIVLSMLNDIGVIGETGSDDIVSIIEYLMEREELSVQLPPLKDLYEIVASKTHPADIKKESRAIEQRIRRTILSAMNNLASMGLIDYTNPNFEYYAPRFFEFQEIRNQMRHMNEETDVATRVKVNIKKFLQVLYLETKDKYNQKK, encoded by the coding sequence CTGCGTTATTTTATTGTAGATGATGATAAAGCTAGTAGAACTATGCTTAAAAATATAATAATTGATCATGAACTTGGCATTGTTATAGGTGAGGCAGTTAGTGGAGCGAGTAGCCTCTCAACTATTCTATCCATGCATCCAGATGTTGTGCTAATAGACTTATTAATGCCAGAGTTGGACGGTATTGAAACAATCGAACAGTTGAGAAAGGAAGGATTTCAGGGTCAATTTATTATGATTTCCCAAATAGTAAACAAAGAAATGGTAGGGGAAGCGTATGAAAAAGGAGTAGAATTTTTTATACATAAGCCTATTAATCGTGTGGAAGTACAAAGTATTTTAAAAAAGACAGCGGAACAATTTAAACTAAAAGATTCACTTCTAGCAATTCGACAATCATTAGAAAATATTGCTCCAGGCAAACCGATAAAGAGACAGCAAAATGTAAAAGAAATTGTATTGTCTATGTTAAATGATATAGGGGTAATTGGAGAAACAGGAAGTGATGATATTGTTTCGATAATAGAATATTTAATGGAGCGAGAGGAACTATCTGTTCAATTACCACCATTGAAGGACCTATACGAAATTGTTGCTTCCAAAACACATCCGGCAGATATAAAAAAGGAGAGTAGAGCAATCGAGCAGCGTATTCGTAGAACGATCCTATCTGCTATGAATAATTTAGCTTCTATGGGTTTAATCGATTATACGAACCCCAACTTTGAATATTATGCTCCTCGTTTTTTTGAGTTTCAAGAAATTAGAAATCAAATGAGACATATGAATGAAGAAACTGATGTAGCAACAAGAGTAAAAGTTAATATTAAAAAATTTCTTCAAGTGCTCTATTTAGAAACAAAGGATAAATACAATCAAAAGAAATAA
- a CDS encoding cation:dicarboxylate symporter family transporter, producing the protein MKKKFKFTLAYQILVGLILGIVVGAIFFGNPAVEKYLQPIGTIFINMIKMIVVPIIVSTLILGVAGTGDIKQLGKLGGKTIIYFEIVTTIAIVVGLLAANIFKPGVGVDMSTLSKGNIDQYVQTSEEVQSHGFADVIVNAVPSNIVQSMSDGNMLAIIFFSVLFGLGVAAIGERGKPVLAFFQGTADAMFWVTNLIMKFAPFGVFALIGVTVSKFGLESLLPLGKLMILVYASMLFFIVVVLGGIAKLVGINIFHLIKVLKDELLLAYSTSSSETVLPKVMEKMEKFGSPKDIVSFVIPTGYSFNLDGSTLYQAIAAIFIAQMYGIDLSIMQQITLVLVLMVTSKGIAGVPGVSFVVLLATLGTVGIPLEGLAFIAGIDRLLDMARTVVNVVGNALATVVMAKWEGRFDKEKEEKYYASLEELA; encoded by the coding sequence ATGAAGAAAAAGTTTAAATTTACTCTGGCATATCAAATTTTAGTCGGATTAATATTAGGTATAGTTGTGGGAGCCATCTTTTTTGGTAATCCTGCTGTAGAAAAATATTTACAACCAATTGGTACTATTTTTATTAATATGATTAAAATGATTGTTGTACCGATTATTGTTTCTACGTTGATCCTAGGCGTTGCTGGAACAGGTGATATTAAACAACTAGGTAAGCTCGGTGGAAAAACAATAATATACTTTGAAATAGTTACGACTATCGCAATAGTTGTAGGCTTATTGGCAGCTAATATCTTTAAACCAGGTGTTGGTGTTGATATGTCAACTTTATCTAAAGGTAATATCGATCAGTATGTACAAACGAGTGAAGAAGTGCAAAGTCATGGATTTGCTGATGTAATTGTAAATGCTGTGCCAAGTAATATCGTTCAATCTATGTCAGATGGTAATATGCTTGCCATTATATTCTTTTCAGTCTTATTCGGTTTAGGAGTAGCTGCTATTGGGGAAAGAGGGAAACCAGTCCTTGCCTTTTTCCAAGGAACTGCAGATGCTATGTTCTGGGTAACTAATTTGATTATGAAATTTGCACCATTTGGTGTATTTGCGTTAATAGGTGTTACTGTTTCTAAATTTGGATTGGAATCTTTATTGCCACTCGGAAAGTTAATGATACTAGTTTACGCTTCTATGCTATTCTTCATTGTTGTTGTACTAGGTGGTATTGCAAAGTTAGTTGGTATCAATATCTTCCATCTAATTAAAGTATTAAAAGACGAATTGCTTTTAGCTTATTCTACATCTAGCTCCGAAACTGTTTTGCCGAAAGTAATGGAGAAAATGGAGAAGTTTGGATCACCAAAGGATATTGTTTCCTTTGTAATACCAACAGGATATTCTTTCAACTTAGACGGCTCCACGTTATACCAAGCGATTGCGGCAATTTTTATTGCACAGATGTATGGAATTGATTTGAGTATTATGCAACAAATTACACTCGTTTTAGTATTAATGGTAACATCTAAAGGAATCGCTGGAGTACCAGGAGTTTCCTTCGTCGTACTATTGGCTACTCTAGGAACTGTAGGAATCCCACTAGAAGGACTTGCGTTTATCGCTGGTATTGACCGTCTTCTAGATATGGCTCGCACAGTAGTAAATGTAGTAGGTAATGCATTGGCTACAGTCGTTATGGCTAAATGGGAAGGTCGTTTCGATAAAGAAAAAGAAGAAAAATACTATGCTTCTTTGGAAGAACTAGCATAA
- a CDS encoding bifunctional metallophosphatase/5'-nucleotidase: protein MKKITILQTSDIHGSIFPINYVNNEQANIGLGKLATIIKQERQLNEQLILIDNGDLIQGTPLTYYYIQFLKDEKNPMISILNELSYDAAVIGNHEFNYGLDILNQAVEESQFPWLSANILDTNTGKPYFGCPYIIKEIESVKIAILGVTTHYIPNWENEHNITGLDFKDCLQETKKWVTYISEKEHPDVLIVSYHGGFERDLETGEPTENLTGENQGYAICKEISEIDVLLTGHQHRSLTGNLNGVETVQPSNNGQMISKVTLTLNNQNEIINKSSELLVVDNVEADEEVLKKASRFEEETQHWLDQPIGKVEGDMLIKDPFLIRTSDNPLIEFINKVQMETAGVEISNTSLFSNSSPGFEPDVTMRDIISNYKYPNTLKVLRLSGQDIKDALEQSARYFVLNREGMLEVNPNYIQPKPQHYNYDMWEGIEYILDIRNPVGNRVTTLNYKGALLNLQHEYDVVMNNYRAGGGGDYLMFKGKDIVKDIPIDMSEILANYILERKTIKATVNRNWKVIW from the coding sequence TTGAAAAAGATAACGATCTTGCAAACTAGTGATATACATGGAAGCATTTTTCCGATTAATTATGTAAATAACGAACAAGCTAATATTGGCTTAGGGAAATTAGCTACGATAATAAAACAGGAGCGACAATTAAACGAGCAATTAATTTTGATCGATAATGGTGATTTAATTCAAGGAACTCCGCTAACATATTACTATATTCAATTTTTAAAGGATGAAAAAAATCCCATGATCAGCATTTTAAATGAACTGTCCTATGATGCTGCCGTTATTGGAAATCATGAGTTTAATTATGGGTTGGATATATTAAATCAGGCGGTTGAAGAATCCCAGTTTCCTTGGCTATCTGCTAATATCTTAGACACAAATACGGGGAAGCCTTATTTTGGCTGTCCTTATATCATCAAAGAAATTGAATCTGTAAAAATAGCTATTCTAGGTGTCACAACTCATTACATCCCAAATTGGGAAAACGAGCACAATATAACTGGTTTGGATTTTAAGGATTGTCTCCAAGAAACAAAAAAATGGGTTACATATATTAGTGAAAAAGAGCATCCTGACGTATTAATTGTTTCTTACCATGGAGGATTTGAACGAGATCTGGAGACTGGAGAACCAACAGAAAACTTAACGGGAGAAAATCAGGGATATGCCATATGTAAGGAAATTAGTGAAATAGACGTCCTCCTAACAGGGCATCAGCATCGCTCTTTAACTGGCAATTTAAATGGTGTAGAAACTGTTCAGCCGTCTAATAACGGGCAAATGATAAGTAAAGTTACTCTAACGCTAAATAATCAGAACGAGATTATAAATAAATCCTCTGAATTATTAGTAGTAGATAATGTTGAAGCAGATGAAGAGGTTTTAAAAAAGGCTTCTCGTTTTGAAGAAGAAACTCAACATTGGCTGGATCAACCAATCGGCAAAGTAGAAGGCGATATGTTAATCAAGGATCCATTTCTTATTAGAACAAGTGACAATCCTCTAATAGAATTTATTAATAAAGTACAAATGGAAACAGCTGGGGTAGAAATCTCTAATACTTCTCTTTTTAGCAATTCGTCTCCTGGCTTTGAACCAGATGTAACGATGCGCGACATCATTTCTAATTACAAGTATCCAAATACATTAAAGGTGCTTCGATTGTCCGGGCAAGATATAAAAGATGCATTAGAACAAAGCGCACGTTATTTTGTTTTGAATCGAGAAGGAATGCTTGAAGTAAATCCTAATTACATACAACCAAAACCACAGCATTATAATTATGATATGTGGGAAGGCATAGAGTATATTTTAGATATTCGTAACCCAGTTGGAAACAGAGTAACTACATTGAATTACAAAGGTGCTCTTTTAAACCTTCAGCATGAATATGATGTCGTGATGAATAATTATCGTGCTGGTGGCGGTGGAGACTATTTGATGTTTAAGGGCAAAGACATTGTGAAAGATATTCCGATAGACATGTCGGAAATCCTTGCTAACTATATACTGGAGCGAAAAACGATAAAGGCAACAGTTAACCGTAATTGGAAAGTTATCTGGTAG